GGTATATGCATATCGGATTCATAGAAGATACACATCTTCATGGCGGGACTCAGATATGGGTTTCTGAAGCGGCCAGAGCTTTCATTAATAAAGGAGAGGATGTTACTGTTATTGCGCCTCTGGATAGCTGGGTAGCTAATGAATGTTCTAAAGCAGGAGCGCATATTATTGCATATGACTGGGACAGGGTTGTAGCCAAAGGCGATGAATTTAAAAAGATATGGATTGAAGGTCTGAATAATTGTGATGTTGCTGTTTGTACCGTGCATCCGCCGAGAAATGGATTTCACTGCGCTGTTTTTGGCGCTGAATGCATAAAACAAGCTGGTCTTGACACAATTCTTATACCAAAAACAGGAACTATTGTGCCTGAATATCTGAGGGAATTTTATCTTCCTGATGACTCCATTAATATAAGAATCATCAGTATCACAGACTTTACACGCAAGTATCTTATTGATAATTATAAAATACCTTCTGAGAAGGTTGAGCTAATCTATCAGGGAACAGAAGTTGACCGTTTTACTTCTTCAGATGAAAACAAAGCTGAAGCCTTGAGGCGTTATCCTCTTTGTGGTACTGCCGCTCCGGTTCTGGGCTCAGTTGGCTCTTTTGAAGAAAGAAAAGGACAGGTCATTCTTCTCGAGGCGGTTGCAAAGCTCGCAGATGATTCTATTCCTGACATTCACTTGATGCTTGTTGGAGACGGGCCGGATGAAGAAATGTTGAAAGCAAAAGTCAAAACAATGAATCTTGAAAAAAACGTGACATTCTTCCCTTTTACTAATGAACCAAATTATGTTTTTGAAAGAATTGATATACTAGTTCTTCCCAGCCTCTATAAGGAGGGTTTGCCAAATGTCCTGCTTGAAGCAATGTCTATGGGACTGCCCGTTATAGCGTCGAAATTAGCAGGAGTGCCTGAAGTTGTCTTTGATGGAGAAACAGGATATATGGTAAAATCCTGGGACCAGAGCGGGCTTATAGATGCGATTGTCAAACTCTCCTCAGATAAAAACAATTACCTGCAGATGGGCAAAAACGCTCGTAAGCTTATGGAAGAAAAATTTGATAAAAGAGTGCAGTTTAATGAATTCCTAAAGTTCTTTCACAAGATCACAGGTAAATAAATCCCACCAATCCTTTTATGCTCCATTTATGCTGATGCATTTACGGTCATTGTCCCATCAGGAAGTTCATAATAAATTTTTTTGTTCTTAGAATAAACGCTGGGCAATCCTTTTTTGCGATTTTCCTCTTGCGCCTTTTTAACAGCTCTGGTACCAATTTTTGTTACTTTAAACAATAATTCATAATCTTCTTTTTTCATCTAAGACACCTCCCTTATAAATAGAGAAAAATATTCTTCATTAATAACATCCACTTCATTCCCTATGCCAACTGCTACCTGCAAAAATTCATCTTTGCTGTTAAAAAACATCTCCCAATTATGAACCTTTTTTCTATAAATATTCCAAAAATTATCCATGCTCCTTTTGAATCGGCGTTTTATGTCTTTTTTAGGTACAGTATGACCACCTTTTTTTACTCGGATATCTATCCTACGAATTGCTTCCTCAATGCTTTCCAGATATATATAA
The bacterium genome window above contains:
- a CDS encoding glycosyltransferase family 4 protein — its product is MHIGFIEDTHLHGGTQIWVSEAARAFINKGEDVTVIAPLDSWVANECSKAGAHIIAYDWDRVVAKGDEFKKIWIEGLNNCDVAVCTVHPPRNGFHCAVFGAECIKQAGLDTILIPKTGTIVPEYLREFYLPDDSINIRIISITDFTRKYLIDNYKIPSEKVELIYQGTEVDRFTSSDENKAEALRRYPLCGTAAPVLGSVGSFEERKGQVILLEAVAKLADDSIPDIHLMLVGDGPDEEMLKAKVKTMNLEKNVTFFPFTNEPNYVFERIDILVLPSLYKEGLPNVLLEAMSMGLPVIASKLAGVPEVVFDGETGYMVKSWDQSGLIDAIVKLSSDKNNYLQMGKNARKLMEEKFDKRVQFNEFLKFFHKITGK